The Engystomops pustulosus chromosome 1, aEngPut4.maternal, whole genome shotgun sequence genome has a window encoding:
- the PCGF3 gene encoding polycomb group RING finger protein 3, with translation MLTRKIKLWDINAHITCRLCNGYLIDATTVTECLHTFCRSCLVKYLEENNTCPTCRIVIHQSHPLQYIGHDRTMQDIVYKLVPGLQEAEIRKQREFYHKLGMEVPGDIKGEPCVVKQHVETVRNGEAKPEENPTKDSTEEKQEEDHDYHRSDEQVSICLECNSSKLRGLKRKWIRCSAQATVLHLKKFIAKKLNLSSFNELDILCNEEILGKDHTLKFVVVTRWRFKKSPLLLHYRPKMDLL, from the exons ATGCTGACTCGAAAGATAAAACTTTGGGACATCAACGCTCACATAACATGTCGTTTGTGCAATGGATATCTCATTGATGCTACTACTGTAACGGAATGCTTACATACCT TTTGTAGAAGTTGCTTGGTGAAATATTTGGAAGAAAATAACACGTGTCCCACATGTAGAATTGTCATCCATCAAAGCCACCCTTTACAGTACATTGG tcATGACCGAACAATGCAAGATATTGTTTACAAACTGGTGCCAGGTCTTCAAGAAG CTGAAATCCGTAAGCAGAGAGAGTTCTATCACAAACTTGGAATGGAAGTTCCTGGTGACATCAAAGGGGAGCCATGTGTGGTTAAGCAGCATGTAGAAACAGTTCGAAATG GTGAAGCAAAACCTGAAGAAAATCCAACTAAAGATTCAACagaagaaaagcaagaagaagACCATGATTACCATAGAAGTGATGAACAG GTCAGTATATGCTTAGAATGCAATAGCAGCAAGTTACGGGGGCTCAAGCGAAAATGGATACGGTGCTCAGCCCAAGCAACAGTTTTGCATCTTAAGAAGTTTATAGCCAAAAAACTTAATTTATCATCTTTTAATGAG TTGGACATTTTATGCAATGAAGAAATCCTGGGCAAAGATCACACACTTAAGTTTGTTGTTGTCACAAGATGGAGGTTCAAG AAATCGCCACTACTTCTACATTACAGACCGAAAATGGACTTGCTGTAA